A segment of the Frankineae bacterium MT45 genome:
CCCGTCCCGCTCAGGTTCTGCCCGTGGCGTCCGATGTAGGGGGAGCACGTTCCCACCTACTCGCTGAGATGACGAGGCGCACCATGTCCGAGCAAGCACCTGGATTCCGCACCGTGTTGCGCGGATATGACCCTGTTCAGGTCGACCGTCGTGTCTCTGAGTTGGCCGCTGATTCGGGCGCCGCGAACCTGCAGATCGCTGACCTGCAGCGACGTGTCGACGAACTTCGCACCGCGGTGAAGGCAGCCGAACAGGCCGCCGAGGAGGCCGCCGCGGCTCGACCGGCGCCCGCACCGGTCGTCGTCCCAGAGCCGACCTTCGAGAAGTTCGGTGAGCGCATCGGCAAGATCATGCGCCTGGCCGAGGAGGAGGCTGCCGAGCGTCGCGCCACCGTGGCCACCGAGGCGGCGGAGAAGCTGGCGGCCATCGAGGAGCTCAGCAGTACCCGTCGAGCCGAGGCTGACAGCTACGCCACCAGCACGAAGTCAACCGCTGAGCGGGAGGCCGAGCGTCTGGTGACCGAAGCCCAGCGCAAGACCGCGCAACTCCTGGAGGATGCCGAGCGTCAGGCCAGCGCACGCCGCAACGAGGCTGACTCCCTCCACGAGGCGCAGCGGGCTCAGGCCGCCGCGGCCGCCGCCGAGTTCGAGCAGGTCCTCGCCGAGCGCCGAAACGCTGCCGAGAAGCTGCTGGCCGAGCGGGCCAGCGACGCCGACCGTGATCTCGCGACGGCCCAGGCGCACATCGCCAAACTGCGGGCCGACGCCGACATCGCTGCCGCCGACGCGGCTCGCGATGCCGCCGCGGTCGCCGCGCAGGCCCAGCAGCGGGCCGACCAGATCGTCGCCGACGCCGTCGAGCGGGCCGCTCGCATCCGGGCCGACGCCAAGCGTGAGGTAGCGGCCGCCGCCCAGCGCCGGGACAGCATCAACGCCCAGCTGGCGAACGTCCGCACCGTCCTCGCCACCATGTCAGCCACCGTCCCGATCTCGACCGACGTTGACGAGGCCGCCCCGGCCGCGACCGTTGAGCGATTCGGTCCCGTCTCGGTCAGCACTGAGCTGAGCAGCGACGTCGTCAACGACTCCACGACACGAATCGCCAGCTGACGCGACGATTCCCGAATCCCTCGGACGATTCAGGCCATTCGGGCCATCAGCCGGCCGGAAACGAAAGGTGCAGGTGGTACGGGGTCACGACCGTCCCGGTAACCCCATCCACGGTCTGGGAACCTGAGATGGTGAGCGTCCCGGTCGTGAAGTTGGCCGGCACGACGAAGAGGTCGTAGATCCGGTGCGTCGGATCGCTCGACATGTTCTTTCCCCGAATCGGTGCGCCACCTGCGGGCGTGACCGTGACGTACTCCGGCGGCCACCCGTAGCCGCCGGCCGGCTCGTCCGGACTCGAGTAGGTCATGTCCACGAAGAGGTAGGCGAGGTTCGTGGCCGAGGGAGTCTCGTCGTTCTCTGCAGTGTCCCAGTAGAAGAGACTGGCCGAGGAGAATGTCGTCGTCAGAGTATTTGTCGCGGACTGCCCCGAAAACGAATATCGAACCGGGATATCGGCCGACTTGCCGATGGTCATCTCGGTGTTGCTACGGAGGGCCAGGGCAACGTTCGTCCTGGCCGGCGAACCATCCAGCAGCGAGATGGTCTGCATCGCCCCCGCGTCGTTGAGTAGCAGGTCGACGGACTTCGCGGAGATCGGCGCCGCGACTACGTAGTAGTCCCCGTAGGTGGTCGCGGGCAGCGGCAGCGCTCGATCCCCGTCGATAGAGATCCCGAGCTTGCTACTCAGGTCCGCGTCATCCTCCTGACCCGGGGACCCCTCCGTCTGAAACGCGTAGAGCTGCTGTCCGTCCGGGGCACTGAACGAGTTCGCACCGGTTCCGAAGTGGCTCACCTTCCCCAGCTGGGTGAGTCTGACGCCGCCGGTGAGGCTGCCGATGACGGCATTTGCGGGCGCGTTTGGGAGCGTCTGCGTCCCGAGGTCAGTCGAGACGATGATGTCTGCTGCCGCTTTCGGCGCAGCGGGCACGGAGATTCCGCCAGAACCCTTGGGTGGACGCTTGTTGTCCGGACGGATCAGGCGTTCGGTTGCCGGGACTGACTCCGCGTCAGGCAGCATCGGGGAGGCGGAGACGCTCATTTGAGTCGAGCCAGGCGCAGCCGGCGTCAGCTCGAAGGCGAGGTATTCCTGGCTGATGTCCCCCTCGGCGAAGAGCACCGGCCCGCAGAAGGTGCGGTGATCGATGTCGCTCGTCTTAGTGCCGGCGGTGGGGGCCTTGGCCAGAGCGAAGTAGCAGCGTGCGTCTCGGCTCTTGTTGCCGTGATGAGCCACGACGTAGCTACTGAGCTTGGCCTGGGCGTCGTTCAGAGTCTGAGCCGGACTGTCGATCGATCTTCCTAGGTAGGTGAGCGTCGGTGCGTCTGACCGGATGAAGAACCACCAGCCGCCGGTGAGGGCGGCGGCGACCAGCAGCAGCACGACGCTCAAGGTGCCGATGACCCGGCGACGCGAGCGCGCCGGACGGCCGGCGACCGGTGGCGGTGCGAACGGGCCGGAGTAGGGCGCCTGATACGGGTTTGAGGAGAAGGCCGGGTACGGAGCTGAGTATGGAGCCGGAATTGGCGCTCGGGCCTGAACGGGTGGCGGAGCATCGTGGGAGGACTGGAAGGTCGATTGATACTCGGCCTGCGGCTCGAACATCTCGACCGGTGGCACGACGGGGCTGGTGGCGGCCGGAACTCGTTGGCGGGCAGCGGTCCAGGCGGTGCCGTCGAAGTATCGCAGGGATTCCGGATCGTCCGGATCGGCGTACCAGCCAGGAATTGCCACAGTGCTCCCAATGTGTTGCCCCAGAGTTGAACTCCGGATCCTGCCAGCAGATGAGTTAGCCCGTCCATGTCTTTCACTAAGCTCATTAGGTGATGAATCAAACAGCCGCGGTCGAACCCCTGCCGGTAGCACTGGTTACCTGTGCTGAGCTCCCCGGCGGGGACTCTGATGACGCGGGGCTGGTGGAGGCTCTGGCTGCCGTGGGAGTCGCCGCGACCTGGGAGATCTGGGATGACCCCGACGTGCGCTGGGCGCAGTTTCCGGCCGCGCTGATTCGTTCGACCTGGGACTACACGAGCAAGCGCGACGAATTCCTGACGTGGGCCGCCGATGTGTCCTCCGGCGGAACCACGCTGCTGAATCCGCTGGAACTCCTGCAGTGGAACTCGGACAAGATCTATCTGCGGGAACTGGCCGAGGCCGGCATACCAATCGTGCCGACGAGCTGGTCGGCGCCGGGAAGCGAACCGGAGTGGCTCACGTCGGAGTTCGTGGCCAAGCCGTCGGTCGGCGCCGGGTCGGTGGGAGCCGGGCGCTTCGATCCGACCACCGACGGCGGGTTGGCCGCCGCCCGCACGCACGCCGAGATGCTGCACGCAGCCGGCCGGACCGTGCTGATTCAGCCCTACCTCAGTGACGTCGACGAGGTCGGTGAGCGGGCGCTGCTCTACTTCGGCGGGGCGTTCAGCCACGCCATCACCAAGGGCGCGCTGCTACCGCCGGAGGCGGCCAACCCGCTTCGCGAGGGGAGCACGTCAGCCAATCGCGCCCCGCTGTACTACAGCGAACGGATCAGCGCTGCCGAGCCCACCTCCCAGGAGCTTGCGGTCGGCGAGCGGGTACTGAGCTGGCTTCAGGCCCGCGACGGTGCCTATCCGCTCTATGCCCGGGTGGACCTGTTGCCGAGCGCTGAGGGGCCCAAGCTCATCGAGCTCGAATTGGTTGAACCGTCGCTCTTCTTCGCGTTCGGTGAGGGCTCATCCGGCACTCTCGCCAACGCGTTGTCGGCGCGTCTGCGCACCGGGTGATTGGGCGTGTCCCTTCCGATGCCCTCCCTCGAACGGAGGACCGCCCTGCGGCGCATGAAGCTGGTGGCCGGCGGGCTGCTCGTGTTCGGCGCGGTCGTCTATGCACTCTGCCTCTGGCTCGGTGACGGGACTGGAGCGTGGGGGTACTTGCAAGCCGCGGCCGAGGCGTCGATGGTCGGCGGCCTGGCCGACTGGTTCGCCGTCACCGCGCTCTTCCGCCATCCGCTCGGCATCCCGGTTCCACACACGGCGATCATTCCGCGCAAGAAGGACCAGATCGGCGAATCGCTGGCGGCCTTTGTCGAGCAGAACTTCCTCACCGCGACCGTTGTCGGTCAGCGCCTGGAGGCGGCCCGGGTTCCGCAGCGGATCGGCGCCTGGCTGGCCGACCCACTCCACGCCGAACGGGTGGCCGACGAAGCATCCTCCATCCTCGCCGCGGTCGCCGGCATGCTGCGCGACGACGAGATCGAGTCGGCGGTGGCGGGGTTCGTGGACGCCCAGGTCCGCAAGGTCGATGTCGCGCCGGCGCTGGCCCGGATCATCGACGCGATCCGGGACGAGGGACAGCATCAGGAGGCTCTCACCGCCGCACTGCGCAGCCTGATGCGCTTCATGGATCTCAACCGCTCGGTGTTCCGGGACCGGCTCTCACAGGAGTCGCCGGAGTGGGTGCCGGACTGGGTCGACGACCGCGTCTTCGAGCGGCTCTTCCGCGGGCTGCAGTCGTTCCTGGCTGACGTCATCGGCAATGAATCACACGAGCTGCGCCGCCAGTTCGACCGCTATCTGGGCGACTACGCGCAGTCGCTGCGCACTGATCCCGAGCGAGCCGCCGCGGTGAACGCCACCAAGCTGCAGCTCCTCGAACACCCAGAGGTGCGCCGCTGGCTGGGCACGCTCTGGCTGCGGTTGAAGGCGTCGATCCTCAACGACGTCGGAGACCCCGACTCCGAACTCCGCCGCAACCTCGTCTCGCTGACGCGCAGGGGCGGCGAGGCGCTCCGAGACGACGCGGCGCTCCAGCAGCGCGTCGATACCGGGATCGGGACGGCGACCGAATACGTGCTCAGTCACTACTCGGCCGACATCGCAGAACTGATCTCGGGGACCGTGGCCCGCTGGGATGCCGAGGAGACCGGGCGGCGCCTGGAGCTTCAAGTCGGGCGGGACCTTCAGTTCATCCGGATCAACGGCACTGTCGTCGGGGCCCTGGTTGGCGTCCTGATTCACCTCGCCAGCCAGCTCAGCTGACGGCGACCGCCGATCGCTTCTGCTCCACAGCCGGGCTGTCGCGGACCGGTGCCCGCAGCGCGAAGAGCACCTGCAGCGTGGCGAGCCAGACCAGACAGGCTCCCAGCATGTGCACCGCGACGAGCAGCGCCGGAAGGTGCGTGAAGTACTGGACGAACCCGATGAGCCCCTGCGCCAGCTCGATCACCAGCAGCCACTTCACCGCCGCGATGGCAGACGCTCGCAGGTGCAGCGCGATAGCCAGGATGAGAAGGCCGATCGTCAGGCCGATCAGGATCATCACTGCGTCCGCGTGAAGCTGACTCATCGCGGCCGGGTCGAGCCCGTTGCGATGCACCCGGCCGTTGCGGGTGTCCCCGGCGTGCGGGCCGCTGCCGGTGACGACGGTGCCGAGGGCGAGAACGGCGAGGACGGCCACCGCGACGATACGACTCAGCAGGATCGCGGCGGCGCTGGGCACGATCGCGACGTCGTCAAGCGGGAGGTGAGCCAGCCGCCACCAGAGCGTGTACGTGACCGCGATGATGCCCATGGAGAGCAGGAAATGACAGCCAACGGCCCACGGGTTCAACTCGGTCAGCACCGTGATGCCACCGAGCACGGCCTGGGCCGGGATGCCGAGGAGGGCGACGGTGGCCAGCGGACGTTCCCGTCGCTGGATCACCGAGACTACGAGCGTGGCCACGGCGATGACCACCAGCACAAAGGTGAGCATCCGATTGCTGAATTCGATGAGGCCGTGCCCGGCGGTCGCCGCCGTGGGCACCAGCGAGGAGTTGGTGCAGGTCGGCCAGGTCGGGCACCCCAGACCGGAACTCGTCAGCCGGACGACACCGCCGGTGACGACGATGCCGACGTTCGCGATCACCGAGGCCAGCGCCAGCCGGCGTAGCGTCGCCGGCTGGTGGATCACTCCCATTTGAACCAGCGAATCGCGGCCGGAACGGCCACCGCGGCCCAGACGACGAGGGTGAGGAGTTCGCGTCCGGGGAAGGAACTCGGGTCACCGAGGGCGGCGTGCAGGCCCTCGGAGAGGGCAGCCGACGGGAGGTACTGGAGCACCTGCGCGACTCCGTGCGGGAACTTGTCCAGCGGGATGGCGATGCCACCGGCGAAGAGCAGGATCAGCCAGATCAGATTGGCCGCGGCCAGCGTCACCTCGGCCCGCAGCGTGCCGGCGATCAGCAGGCCGAGTCCGCCGAAGGCGAAGGTCGCCACCACCATCAGCACGGCGGCCACCAGCGGGTCACCGTGTAGTCGCCACCCCAGGGCGAAGCCGAGCGCGCAGATCAGGACGGCCTGGATGACCTCCAGCCAGAGGATGGAGAGCGTCTTGCCGACGAGCAGCGCCCAGCGTGGCAGGGCGGTGGCGCCCAGTCGCTTCAACACGGCGTACTTGCGCTCGAAGCCGGTGCCGATGGCGAGCCCGGTGAAGGCCGCACTCATCACCGACAGCGCCAGGATGCTCGGCACCACGTAGTCGATCCGTCGCGGCGTGCCGAGGGAGTAGAGCAGCGGAAGGTTGAAGAAGAAGAGCAGCAGGAGCGGGATCACCAGGGTCAACCCGACCTGCTCGCCATTGCGTAGCAGCAGCCGCAGCTCCATCACCGTCTGCGCCCGCACCATCCGCCCGGCCGAGGCCGGCCGCGGGTCGGGGGTGTAGGTGAGGGTGTCGGTCATGCGCGCAGTTCCCGTCCGGTGAGTTCCAGGAAGACGTCCTCCAGCGTGCGTCGCTGGACCGAGAGATCCTCGGCCAGCACGCCCTGGGCCGCGCACCACGCGGTAAGGGTGGCCAGCAGTTGCGGATCCACCTCGCCGGTGATGAGGTAGCGCCCGGGCGAAGCTTCAGCCGCCGTGCAGCCCGCCGGCAACTCCTTCAGCAGCGAGTCGAGCGGCAGGCCGCTGCGGGTCGAGAAGCGAATCTGCCCACCAGCCCCCGATCGCGTCAACTCGGCCGGCGTACCCGACGCGACAATCCGCCCGCTCGCCACCACGGTGACGAGGTCGG
Coding sequences within it:
- a CDS encoding cytochrome c oxidase assembly protein subunit 15 translates to MGVIHQPATLRRLALASVIANVGIVVTGGVVRLTSSGLGCPTWPTCTNSSLVPTAATAGHGLIEFSNRMLTFVLVVIAVATLVVSVIQRRERPLATVALLGIPAQAVLGGITVLTELNPWAVGCHFLLSMGIIAVTYTLWWRLAHLPLDDVAIVPSAAAILLSRIVAVAVLAVLALGTVVTGSGPHAGDTRNGRVHRNGLDPAAMSQLHADAVMILIGLTIGLLILAIALHLRASAIAAVKWLLVIELAQGLIGFVQYFTHLPALLVAVHMLGACLVWLATLQVLFALRAPVRDSPAVEQKRSAVAVS
- a CDS encoding Uncharacterized membrane-anchored protein YjiN, DUF445 family, with the protein product MPSLERRTALRRMKLVAGGLLVFGAVVYALCLWLGDGTGAWGYLQAAAEASMVGGLADWFAVTALFRHPLGIPVPHTAIIPRKKDQIGESLAAFVEQNFLTATVVGQRLEAARVPQRIGAWLADPLHAERVADEASSILAAVAGMLRDDEIESAVAGFVDAQVRKVDVAPALARIIDAIRDEGQHQEALTAALRSLMRFMDLNRSVFRDRLSQESPEWVPDWVDDRVFERLFRGLQSFLADVIGNESHELRRQFDRYLGDYAQSLRTDPERAAAVNATKLQLLEHPEVRRWLGTLWLRLKASILNDVGDPDSELRRNLVSLTRRGGEALRDDAALQQRVDTGIGTATEYVLSHYSADIAELISGTVARWDAEETGRRLELQVGRDLQFIRINGTVVGALVGVLIHLASQLS
- a CDS encoding Glutathione synthase/RimK-type ligase, ATP-grasp superfamily; the protein is MNQTAAVEPLPVALVTCAELPGGDSDDAGLVEALAAVGVAATWEIWDDPDVRWAQFPAALIRSTWDYTSKRDEFLTWAADVSSGGTTLLNPLELLQWNSDKIYLRELAEAGIPIVPTSWSAPGSEPEWLTSEFVAKPSVGAGSVGAGRFDPTTDGGLAAARTHAEMLHAAGRTVLIQPYLSDVDEVGERALLYFGGAFSHAITKGALLPPEAANPLREGSTSANRAPLYYSERISAAEPTSQELAVGERVLSWLQARDGAYPLYARVDLLPSAEGPKLIELELVEPSLFFAFGEGSSGTLANALSARLRTG
- a CDS encoding ABC-2 type transport system permease protein; protein product: MTDTLTYTPDPRPASAGRMVRAQTVMELRLLLRNGEQVGLTLVIPLLLLFFFNLPLLYSLGTPRRIDYVVPSILALSVMSAAFTGLAIGTGFERKYAVLKRLGATALPRWALLVGKTLSILWLEVIQAVLICALGFALGWRLHGDPLVAAVLMVVATFAFGGLGLLIAGTLRAEVTLAAANLIWLILLFAGGIAIPLDKFPHGVAQVLQYLPSAALSEGLHAALGDPSSFPGRELLTLVVWAAVAVPAAIRWFKWE